In the genome of Coturnix japonica isolate 7356 chromosome 19, Coturnix japonica 2.1, whole genome shotgun sequence, one region contains:
- the HSF5 gene encoding heat shock factor protein 5 isoform X1: protein MEEPLLPAAINPNNFPAKLWRLVNSPRFRSIRWDARGEGLLIDQPLFEAELLGRAGPRSAGDGAAGELFKTTNFTSFIRQLNLYGFRKVVAGPPGPRAGSGPDNDGGSGGHLHHFHSPHFRRDRPDLLVHLKRMTSANKAKLAAGLEVSSRPPNRFQRPPGDTPPSPPTPGKADRPGLLAVGQFHRPYQRDSLFPYSYMSASPQNHGSLPSKSLDRTPIPPRTWQSSLGLIAGHKASAAFPDKGIAFPIFQRFPTEVTYTLQSSASPVPLQQVSQAIATSPAKYSSYTSPLHYSQAYYPTAALPCCSPATHISPLTCCASPTALTYTHCSLFQSPPMQSPYAVEFLPSNWPYHTSDESKKTEVNLEAVFQIVDEMRSSPKVGTVKVEPVENQWSSPQTSRGQPQLAGTENDDPPSDEEGRLEPLTPVVSDVTPFVVGDQEAPCSLPQPLDYFYALHTTASVECAAAQMVREPAATQEARGKLREEPDHLPAQFSAMIVREVQSFSPQKVDTGVKCPFLRSETEEVGCPTSGAGPVKKTVENTVSSAKTRNRERRSNSKECKSPDLHLLVDVACKQEHFPKEEIRE, encoded by the exons ATGGAGGAGCCGCTGCTGCCCGCCGCCATCAACCCCAACAACTTCCCCGCCAAGCTGTGGCGGCTGGTGAACAGCCCGCGGTTCCGCTCCATCCGCTGGGACGCCCGCGGCGAGGGGCTGCTCATCGACCAGCCGCTGTTCGAGGCCGAGCTGCTGGGCCGCGCGGGGCCGCGCTCGGCAGGAGACGGGGCGGCGGGAGAGCTGTTCAAAACCACCAACTTCACCAGCTTCATCCGCCAGCTCAACCTCTACGGGTTCCGCAAGGTGGTGGCGGGGCCGCCGGGGCCCAGGGCCGGGTCGGGGCCGGACAATGACGGCGGCTCCGGCGGCCACCTGCACCACTTCCACAGCCCGCACTTCCGCCGCGACCGGCCCGACCTGCTGGTCCATCTGAAGCGCATGACGAGCGCCAACAAGGCCAAGCTGGCGGCCGGCCTGGAGGTCAGCAGCCGCCCGCCCAACCGCTTCCAGCGCCCGCCCGGAGACACGCCGCCGTCGCCCCCGACGCCCGGCAAGGCCGACAGGCCCG ggctgctggctgtAGGACAGTTTCATCGACCTTATCAACGAGACAGCTTATTTCCTTACTCCTACATGTCGGCCTCACCACAGAACCACGGCTCTTTGCCATCAAAAAGCTTAGATCGGACTCCAATCCCTCCCAGAACATGGCAGAGTTCTCTTGGGCTGATTGCAGGGCACAAGGCGTCCGCAGCCTTCCCAGACAAGGGAATTGCCTTCCCCATATTCCAGAGGTTTCCCACTGAGGTCACTTACACCCTGCAGTCCAGCGCCTCTCCTGTGCCGCTCCAGCAGGTCTCCCAGGCCATCGCCACCTCCCCTGCAAAGTACAGCAGCTACACGTCACCCCTGCACTACTCACAAGCCTATTATCCAACAG CAGCGCTGCCGTGTTGCTCCCCTGCTACCCACATCAGCCCTCTGACTTGCTGTGCGAGTCCTACAGCTCTGACCTACACCCACTGCAGCTTATTCCAG AGTCCTCCGATGCAGTCACCTTATGCGGTTGAATTCCTGCCCTCTAACTGGCCATACCACACATCTGATGAAAGCAAGAAGACGGAAGTAAATCTTGAAGCTGTGTTTCAGATTGTTGATGAAATGCGTTCGTCGCCTAAAGTTGGAACAGTGAAAGTGGAGCCTGTGGAGAACCAGTGGTCGAGCCCTCAGACCAGCAGAGGTCAACCACAGCTAGCTGGTACTGAGAATGACGATCCACCTTCAGATGAAGAAGGCCGGCTGGAACCTCTCACCCCCGTGGTGTCAGACGTTACACCGTTTGTGGTGGGAGATCAAGAGGCACCTTGTTCTCTGCCACAGCCTTTGGATTACTTTTATGCTCTCCATACCACTGCGTCTGTAgaatgtgctgctgctcagatgGTGCGAGAACCTGCAGCCACACAGGAAGCACGAGGAAAACTGAGAGAAGAGCCAGACCACCTCCCAGCTCAGTTCTCAGCCATGATAGTGCGAGAAGTGCAGTCATTCAGCCCACAGAAG gtgGATACTGGTGTTAAATGTCCATTCCTAAGGTCAGAGACAGAAGAGGTGGGATGCCCCACTTCAGGAGCTGGGCCTGTGAAGAAAACTGTAGAAAACACTGTTTCATCTGCAAAGAccagaaacagagagagaagaagcaaCTCAAAGGAGTGCAAGTCCCCAG aTCTCCATCTGCTGGTGGATGTCGCTTGCAAGCAGGAGCACtttccaaaggaagaaataagagaGTGA
- the HSF5 gene encoding heat shock factor protein 5 isoform X2 encodes MEEPLLPAAINPNNFPAKLWRLVNSPRFRSIRWDARGEGLLIDQPLFEAELLGRAGPRSAGDGAAGELFKTTNFTSFIRQLNLYGFRKVVAGPPGPRAGSGPDNDGGSGGHLHHFHSPHFRRDRPDLLVHLKRMTSANKAKLAAGLEVSSRPPNRFQRPPGDTPPSPPTPGKADRPGLLAVGQFHRPYQRDSLFPYSYMSASPQNHGSLPSKSLDRTPIPPRTWQSSLGLIAGHKASAAFPDKGIAFPIFQRFPTEVTYTLQSSASPVPLQQVSQAIATSPAKYSSYTSPLHYSQAYYPTALPCCSPATHISPLTCCASPTALTYTHCSLFQSPPMQSPYAVEFLPSNWPYHTSDESKKTEVNLEAVFQIVDEMRSSPKVGTVKVEPVENQWSSPQTSRGQPQLAGTENDDPPSDEEGRLEPLTPVVSDVTPFVVGDQEAPCSLPQPLDYFYALHTTASVECAAAQMVREPAATQEARGKLREEPDHLPAQFSAMIVREVQSFSPQKVDTGVKCPFLRSETEEVGCPTSGAGPVKKTVENTVSSAKTRNRERRSNSKECKSPDLHLLVDVACKQEHFPKEEIRE; translated from the exons ATGGAGGAGCCGCTGCTGCCCGCCGCCATCAACCCCAACAACTTCCCCGCCAAGCTGTGGCGGCTGGTGAACAGCCCGCGGTTCCGCTCCATCCGCTGGGACGCCCGCGGCGAGGGGCTGCTCATCGACCAGCCGCTGTTCGAGGCCGAGCTGCTGGGCCGCGCGGGGCCGCGCTCGGCAGGAGACGGGGCGGCGGGAGAGCTGTTCAAAACCACCAACTTCACCAGCTTCATCCGCCAGCTCAACCTCTACGGGTTCCGCAAGGTGGTGGCGGGGCCGCCGGGGCCCAGGGCCGGGTCGGGGCCGGACAATGACGGCGGCTCCGGCGGCCACCTGCACCACTTCCACAGCCCGCACTTCCGCCGCGACCGGCCCGACCTGCTGGTCCATCTGAAGCGCATGACGAGCGCCAACAAGGCCAAGCTGGCGGCCGGCCTGGAGGTCAGCAGCCGCCCGCCCAACCGCTTCCAGCGCCCGCCCGGAGACACGCCGCCGTCGCCCCCGACGCCCGGCAAGGCCGACAGGCCCG ggctgctggctgtAGGACAGTTTCATCGACCTTATCAACGAGACAGCTTATTTCCTTACTCCTACATGTCGGCCTCACCACAGAACCACGGCTCTTTGCCATCAAAAAGCTTAGATCGGACTCCAATCCCTCCCAGAACATGGCAGAGTTCTCTTGGGCTGATTGCAGGGCACAAGGCGTCCGCAGCCTTCCCAGACAAGGGAATTGCCTTCCCCATATTCCAGAGGTTTCCCACTGAGGTCACTTACACCCTGCAGTCCAGCGCCTCTCCTGTGCCGCTCCAGCAGGTCTCCCAGGCCATCGCCACCTCCCCTGCAAAGTACAGCAGCTACACGTCACCCCTGCACTACTCACAAGCCTATTATCCAACAG CGCTGCCGTGTTGCTCCCCTGCTACCCACATCAGCCCTCTGACTTGCTGTGCGAGTCCTACAGCTCTGACCTACACCCACTGCAGCTTATTCCAG AGTCCTCCGATGCAGTCACCTTATGCGGTTGAATTCCTGCCCTCTAACTGGCCATACCACACATCTGATGAAAGCAAGAAGACGGAAGTAAATCTTGAAGCTGTGTTTCAGATTGTTGATGAAATGCGTTCGTCGCCTAAAGTTGGAACAGTGAAAGTGGAGCCTGTGGAGAACCAGTGGTCGAGCCCTCAGACCAGCAGAGGTCAACCACAGCTAGCTGGTACTGAGAATGACGATCCACCTTCAGATGAAGAAGGCCGGCTGGAACCTCTCACCCCCGTGGTGTCAGACGTTACACCGTTTGTGGTGGGAGATCAAGAGGCACCTTGTTCTCTGCCACAGCCTTTGGATTACTTTTATGCTCTCCATACCACTGCGTCTGTAgaatgtgctgctgctcagatgGTGCGAGAACCTGCAGCCACACAGGAAGCACGAGGAAAACTGAGAGAAGAGCCAGACCACCTCCCAGCTCAGTTCTCAGCCATGATAGTGCGAGAAGTGCAGTCATTCAGCCCACAGAAG gtgGATACTGGTGTTAAATGTCCATTCCTAAGGTCAGAGACAGAAGAGGTGGGATGCCCCACTTCAGGAGCTGGGCCTGTGAAGAAAACTGTAGAAAACACTGTTTCATCTGCAAAGAccagaaacagagagagaagaagcaaCTCAAAGGAGTGCAAGTCCCCAG aTCTCCATCTGCTGGTGGATGTCGCTTGCAAGCAGGAGCACtttccaaaggaagaaataagagaGTGA